The Apodemus sylvaticus chromosome 5, mApoSyl1.1, whole genome shotgun sequence genome has a segment encoding these proteins:
- the Prg2 gene encoding bone marrow proteoglycan, giving the protein MKLPLLLALLVGGAFALHLSSETSDSKSPLMDENLPRDAEISRPEVEECPPGEELMPLEEEKEEGSGSEGAPGDEGAVSGQDVTDVDLQCPKEEDTTSLMSDSGCKTCRYLLIRKAECFDKAQSICRKCYRGTLASIHSFTVNFRIQSSVRGINQGQVWIGGRIVGWGRCKRFRWVDGSSWNFAYWASGQPRRGGGRCVTLCTRGGHWRRSRCGKRRPFVCAY; this is encoded by the exons ATGAAACTCCCTCTACTTCTGGCTCTTCTAGTCGGGGGAGCCTTTGCTCTTCATCTAA GCTCTGAAACTTCTGACTCCAAAAGCCCATTGATGGATGAGAACTTGCCTAGGGATGCAGAAATATCGAGACCAGAAGTAGAAGAGTGTCCTCCTGGGGAAGAGCTAATGCcactggaggaggagaaggaagaaggttcTGGAAGCGAAGGTGCTCCTGGGGATGAAGGAGCTGTCTCAGGTCAGGATGTGACAGATGTCGACCTTCAGTGCCCCAAGGAAGAGGACACAACGAGCCTGATGAGTGACTCTGGATGCAAGACCTGTCGCTACCTCCTGATTCGGAAGGCTGAATGCTTTGACAAAGCTCAG TCAATTTGCCGGAAGTGCTACCGGGGCACCCTCGCCTCCATCCACAGTTTCACTGTCAACTTCCGAATCCAGTCCTCTGTCAGGGGAATCAACCAGGGCCAAGTCTGGATTGGAGGCAGGATCGTGGGCTGG GGTCGCTGCAAACGCTTTCGATGGGTTGATGGGAGCTCTTGGAATTTTGCATACTGGGCTTCTGGGCAGCCTCGCCGTGGTGGTGGCAGATGTGTGACCCTGTGTACCCGAG GAGGACACTGGCGTCGATCTCGGTGTGGCAAGAGACGGCCCTTCGTCTGTGCGTACTGA